In Nonlabens agnitus, the DNA window AATACGTATTTCATAACTAAAAGAGTTCTTTGATGTTGGTCGCAAAAAGTTTGACAGCTATCGCTAGCAAGATAACTCCAAAGATTTTTCTTACCACATCGATTCCCTGTTTTCCTATCGCCTTCTCTATGCGCCCGGAATTTTTCAATACGGCATATACAAATACGATATTGATAAGAATCGCAGCAATAATATTGATCGCATAATATTCAGAGCGTAAGGAAAGTACCGAGGTAAGCGTACCGGCACCGGCAATTAAAGGAAAAGCAATGGGAATAATCGCAGCGGTCTCTGGCTGGTCGTCTTTGTAGAGTTGAATGCCCAGAATCATTTCTAGTGCAATAAAGAAAATGATAAAGGCTCCTGCGACTGCAAAAGAGTTCACGTCAATACCTATAAGGTTGAGCATGCTCTCACCAACGAACATAAAAACGATCATCAATATCCCAGCGACGACACTGGCCTTTTCACTTTGAATATGTCCTACTTTACGACGCAAGTCCACGATGATGGGAATACTACCTACAATATCAATCACCGCAAACAAGATCATGCTTGCCGTAAATATTTCTTTAAAATCGATGACCGCAAAAAATTCTGAAACCATACTCATAACACACCTCTTAAATTTGGCCGGCAAAAGTACTGCCTTTAAAGAGTTTCTTAGGGTAGGTAGTTCGTTAAATTTGAGTTACTAAAACAAAAAGAAAAGCCCGCAATTTGCGGGCTTTTTAAAATATGGGAATATCTTTTTAAGACAAAGCTAGATGGATACGCTCCATTGCTTCTTTGATCTGTTCAGTACTTGCGGCATAAGAGATACGTATACAATTAGGCGCTCCAAAAGATTCACCTGATACGGTCGCTACAAGCGCTTTTTCTAATAGGAATAAAGAAAAATCCTCTGCCGTGTAAATTTTATGACCCTTGATTTCACGACCAAAGAAGGCCGAAATATCTGGGAACACATAAAAAGCACCTTCTGGTTCATCAGTAACAAAGCCATCGATCTGGTTCAATAATTCTAGGATCAGTTTGCGACGCTCTGCAAAGGCATCGACCATATATTGGATCTTAGAAACTGGTGCCTCAAGAGCAGTGATTACTGCACGTTGTGCGATACAGCAAGTACCACTAGTAATTTGTCCTTGAAACTTGTTGCAGGCACGCGCAATCCAGGTAGGTGCACCTATATAACCTACACGCCATCCAGTCATGGCAAAGGCCTTACTCACACCATTGATGGTTACCGTGCGGTCATACATTCCTTCACAAGCGGCGATACTCGCATGGCCAGATCCATAATTGATATGCTCATAGATCTCATCACTCACTACGATAATGTCTGGGTAATCCTTCAAGACAGCTGCAAAAGCATCCAGTTCTTCTTTTGAAAAAACAGAACCGCTAGGATTGTTTGGCGATGAGAATAGGATCATCTTGGTTTTAGGCGTGATCGCGGCACGCAACTGCTCTGCAGTAATTTTGAAATTTTGTTCCACACCAGCGTGAACCTCTACGGGAACACCTTCGGCGAGTTCAACGATGGCGCTGTAGCTTACCCAGTATGGTGCAGGTAGAATACACTCGTCACCTTTATTAAGCAAGACCATCGCAACATTGGCGATAGATTGTTTGGCACCTGTAGATACCACAATCTGGCTGCGGTCATACGTCAGATTGTTGTCGCGTTTGAATTTATGGATAATCGCATCCTTCAATTCCACATAACCATCTACTGGTGTGTAAGAATTATAGTTGTCATTAACAGCTTGAATAGCCGCATCCTTTACAAAATCTGGAGTATTAAAGTCTGGTTCTCCTAAGCTTAGACCAATAATATCTTTGCCTTGCTCACGCAATTCTCGCGCTTTTGCAGCCATGGCAAGCGTGGCACTGGTAGGTAGATTGTTGATACGGTCTGATAGATGCTCATTCATGATCACAAATATTTGCTACAAAAATATCATTCATCCGCAACTAGCAATACAGATCGCCATATAATATTCGTTTATTTTTGTAAAACCTTAAAAACCCAGCATTCGTGTCACAAATCATCAAAGAATACTTCCCACATATAACAGATCGTCAACAGGAGCAATTTGCACAACTGGAAGGATTGTATCGAGAATGGAACGCACAGATCAATGTGATCTCCAGAAAAGACATTGATGAACTATACACGCGCCATGTTTTACACTCGCTGGGAATTGTAAGTGTAGTTCGCTTTCGCGAAAGCTTACCCAACACACCTGGTGGTACAAGAGTCATGGATGTGGGAACCGGCGGCGGCTTTCCTGGAATACCGCTGGCGATCATGTTCCCAAAAACCAAATTCCATTTAGTCGATTCCATTGCCAAAAAACTGAAGGTTGTAGATGCGGTCGTAGAAGCATTGGGATTGGAAAACGTCACCACAGAACACGGTCGTGCCGAAAAAGTAAAAGGCAGATTTGATTTCATCGTCTCCAGAGCCGTGACTAACATGACCGATTTTGTAAGCTGGACACGCAATAAAGTGCGTAAGGACAGCTACCACGAGATAGAAAACGGCATTTTATACCTAAAAGGCGGCGACCTCACCGAAGAACTCAAACCCTTCAAACACGCCGATATCTACGAACTGGATCAGGTCTTTGAAGATCCCTTTTTTGAGACCAAGAAAGTGGTGCATTTGCCGTTGTAGAATTCATATCGCTTTCAAACCAATATCGAGCGATAGCGTTGCACTGAGTGCAGTCGAAGTGTCGAGATATGGTTTAGCAAGACTTTTTATCAACCAAAAATGTTCTTTCTCAAATGCCGCTCGAAGTGGCTTTCTTAATCTAACACAATAAAAAACGCCTTCTCAAATTAATGAGAAGGCGTTCTATGATCGAATAACTAAAAGTAGCTATGACTTACTGCAATTACTTTTTGTTCATTGAAACATTGGAAACAACAGACACTTCTATTCCTTGTGTGGTTACTTTTATTTCAGATTCATTGTTCTTTAATACTCCAGTGCTAATTTCAATTTCTGAAGATCCTGTCATAGAACCTGTCCCAGTACCAGAAACTTCACCTTTAACATCTAGATAAACTATACCATCTGCAATTTTAGTTACGGTGTAAGTAGATTTTACTTTCATTCCTTGCTGTTCATTATCAGAAGTCCAGCTAGACCCTACTTTGACCTCTTGTTTGGGGAAATCAATGGTAGTAGCGGTAGAAAACTGCTCCATACTTGGTATTGAAGGTACCACCTTAGTAGATAGTGTATTGCCGTATTCGTCCATTGTAGTTCTTATGACGGCACTCATCATCGGGCTAAGTTGCCCTTTAAGCATCTTGCCGGTAGCATCAAGCTCATCGTCATTTTTGCTAGAATCATAACTCATGGACATACCAGCCTGGTTGACATCCATAACGATAGAAGTGATTTTAGATTCCGCTTCAATAACTTCATCTGTAACTTCGGTCACTTCCATATCCATCATAATGGTCATGTCTGTACTACCTTGGATACCGGTTGATTGTTGTTGGATCATTTTTATCTCGTAAACATCACCTTCACTATAATTGACACGTAATAAAGCGGATTCCTGTGCAAAAACTTGTACAGATATTGCGAGGGCAAATAGGACTAATAAATTTTTCATATTAAGTTGAATTGTTTGATGGCAATAGCGCCATTTATGTTTTATCAAAGTTAGTGCAAACTACATAATGATTGGAAGGACATGGTTATGGTAATTCTAAGCTCTAGTTTACTGACATAAACCTTTTTTCAATGGATTATTCTCAAATTGAAAGAGACATTAACAAAAAACGCCTTCTCATTAATTTGAGAAGGCGTTTTTCAATTCTATAATGAGAAACTAGTTACTCACCCATAAACGGATAGCGATAATCCGTTGGGGTTACAAAGGTTTCCTTGATCATACGTGGAGAAACCCAACGTAGCAAGTTCAGTTTTGAACCAGCCTTGTCGTTGGTTCCTGATGCTCTCGCACCACCGAAGGGCTG includes these proteins:
- a CDS encoding MarC family protein, which produces MVSEFFAVIDFKEIFTASMILFAVIDIVGSIPIIVDLRRKVGHIQSEKASVVAGILMIVFMFVGESMLNLIGIDVNSFAVAGAFIIFFIALEMILGIQLYKDDQPETAAIIPIAFPLIAGAGTLTSVLSLRSEYYAINIIAAILINIVFVYAVLKNSGRIEKAIGKQGIDVVRKIFGVILLAIAVKLFATNIKELF
- a CDS encoding pyridoxal phosphate-dependent aminotransferase, translated to MNEHLSDRINNLPTSATLAMAAKARELREQGKDIIGLSLGEPDFNTPDFVKDAAIQAVNDNYNSYTPVDGYVELKDAIIHKFKRDNNLTYDRSQIVVSTGAKQSIANVAMVLLNKGDECILPAPYWVSYSAIVELAEGVPVEVHAGVEQNFKITAEQLRAAITPKTKMILFSSPNNPSGSVFSKEELDAFAAVLKDYPDIIVVSDEIYEHINYGSGHASIAACEGMYDRTVTINGVSKAFAMTGWRVGYIGAPTWIARACNKFQGQITSGTCCIAQRAVITALEAPVSKIQYMVDAFAERRKLILELLNQIDGFVTDEPEGAFYVFPDISAFFGREIKGHKIYTAEDFSLFLLEKALVATVSGESFGAPNCIRISYAASTEQIKEAMERIHLALS
- the rsmG gene encoding 16S rRNA (guanine(527)-N(7))-methyltransferase RsmG, with amino-acid sequence MSQIIKEYFPHITDRQQEQFAQLEGLYREWNAQINVISRKDIDELYTRHVLHSLGIVSVVRFRESLPNTPGGTRVMDVGTGGGFPGIPLAIMFPKTKFHLVDSIAKKLKVVDAVVEALGLENVTTEHGRAEKVKGRFDFIVSRAVTNMTDFVSWTRNKVRKDSYHEIENGILYLKGGDLTEELKPFKHADIYELDQVFEDPFFETKKVVHLPL
- a CDS encoding DUF6263 family protein, which translates into the protein MKNLLVLFALAISVQVFAQESALLRVNYSEGDVYEIKMIQQQSTGIQGSTDMTIMMDMEVTEVTDEVIEAESKITSIVMDVNQAGMSMSYDSSKNDDELDATGKMLKGQLSPMMSAVIRTTMDEYGNTLSTKVVPSIPSMEQFSTATTIDFPKQEVKVGSSWTSDNEQQGMKVKSTYTVTKIADGIVYLDVKGEVSGTGTGSMTGSSEIEISTGVLKNNESEIKVTTQGIEVSVVSNVSMNKK